In one Bacillus sp. PK3_68 genomic region, the following are encoded:
- a CDS encoding 6-carboxytetrahydropterin synthase has product MMQQIYPAPMHAYRYELNKDFQFAAAHYVPHEEAGACRRLHGHTYFANVTVVGNDLNESGFLVNFQAIKNLIHKRFDHTVLNEDALFNEMDPNDFPTTEVVARKFWEVIQESLNKLPNKPRCIQVFLRETPTSYVVFRPQKEDFQ; this is encoded by the coding sequence ATGATGCAGCAAATTTATCCGGCGCCTATGCACGCTTATCGTTATGAACTAAATAAAGACTTCCAATTTGCCGCGGCGCATTACGTGCCTCATGAAGAAGCAGGAGCATGCCGCCGTCTGCATGGCCATACGTATTTTGCCAATGTAACTGTTGTCGGCAATGATTTAAATGAATCCGGTTTTTTAGTCAATTTTCAGGCTATCAAGAATTTAATTCATAAACGCTTTGACCATACAGTTTTAAATGAAGATGCCTTATTCAACGAAATGGACCCGAACGATTTTCCAACGACCGAAGTAGTCGCAAGAAAGTTCTGGGAGGTTATTCAGGAATCGTTGAATAAATTGCCGAATAAACCGCGTTGTATCCAAGTATTTCTGAGAGAAACACCGACAAGTTACGTGGTATTCCGGCCGCAAAAAGAGGATTTCCAATGA